One window of the Trueperaceae bacterium genome contains the following:
- a CDS encoding ABC transporter ATP-binding protein, whose translation MSTVLRATGLSKSFGGLVAVKDVSFEAAPGEIFAIIGPNGAGKTTLLNLVSGLLTPTSGRLELLGTDITAMPTYRRCRLGLGRAFQVVQPFPEMTVAENVLVGAQFGSEGVSSVEARRRADRALERTGLDRLRDQPVEDLNLLQEKRLEIARALATQPKVLLLDEVMAGLRPGEARQAVELVRGVRDEGITVVFIEHVMPVVRDLADRVLVMDHGSELARGTYAEVTSDPRVVEAYLGVEDDGSRDGAERAGVTSADVSSTEVPSAEVPSVHDAPGGDTGDTPGKDA comes from the coding sequence ATGAGCACCGTGTTGCGCGCCACCGGCTTGAGCAAGTCGTTCGGGGGACTGGTCGCGGTGAAGGACGTGTCGTTCGAGGCGGCACCCGGCGAGATCTTCGCGATCATCGGTCCCAACGGCGCGGGCAAGACGACGCTCCTCAACCTGGTCTCCGGCCTCCTCACGCCGACGTCCGGGAGACTCGAGCTCCTCGGCACGGACATCACGGCCATGCCGACCTACCGACGCTGCCGCCTGGGGTTGGGGCGCGCCTTCCAGGTCGTCCAGCCGTTCCCCGAGATGACGGTGGCCGAGAACGTCCTGGTCGGCGCACAGTTCGGCTCCGAGGGCGTCAGCAGCGTAGAGGCGCGCCGCCGCGCGGACCGGGCGCTCGAGCGCACCGGCCTGGACCGCCTGCGCGACCAGCCGGTCGAGGACCTCAACCTCCTCCAGGAGAAGCGCCTCGAGATAGCGCGGGCGCTCGCCACCCAGCCGAAGGTCCTCCTGCTGGACGAAGTGATGGCCGGCTTGCGTCCGGGGGAGGCGCGCCAAGCCGTGGAGCTCGTCCGCGGCGTGCGGGACGAGGGGATAACGGTGGTCTTCATCGAGCACGTCATGCCCGTCGTGCGCGACCTCGCCGACAGGGTGCTGGTCATGGACCACGGCTCCGAGCTGGCGCGCGGCACGTACGCCGAGGTGACGAGCGACCCACGCGTCGTGGAGGCGTACCTCGGCGTCGAGGACGACGGCTCCCGGGACGGTGCGGAGCGAGCCGGCGTGACGTCGGCGGACGTGTCATCGACCGAGGTGCCGTCGGCCGAGGTGCCGTCGGTCCACGACGCGCCCGGCGGCGACACGGGCGACACGCCTGGAAAGGACGCCTAG